The Enterobacter mori genomic interval GCGAGGTGCCCAAAAAAGCCAAACACGGGCATCTGGACGATGACGCGCTGGCCTTCGCCATCTTTAGCGCCGACGGCAGCATGATCCTCAACGACGGTGAAAACGGGCGCGATATTCCGTATCACTATCGTCGTGACGGGTTTGCTGACGGACAGCTTCAGGACGACAACGACGAATGGCGCTTTTTATGGCTGACGTCGCCGGACGGTAAATACCGCGTGGTGGTCGGCCAGGAGTGGGAGTATCGCCAGGACATGGCGCTGGACGTGGTGAGCTCACAGCTTACGCCGTGGCTGGTGGCGCTACCTGTCATGCTGCTGTTGCTGATCCTGCTGCTGAGCCGCGAGCTGAAGCCGCTGAAAAAACTGGCGCAGACCCTGCGCTCCCGCACGCCGGATGCCACCGATAAACTCCCAACGGAGGGTGTCCCCACTGAAGTGCGTCCGCTGCTCGACGCCCTGAACCACCTGTTCACGCGCACGCAAGAGATGATGAGCCGCGAGCGTCGTTTTACCTCCGATGCCGCCCATGAGTTGCGCAGCCCGTTAGCCGCCCTGAAGGTGCAAACCGACGTGGCGCAGCTGTATCAGGACGATCCCGAGGCGCAGTCCAAAGCCCTTTCGCAGCTTCATGCGGGTATCGACCGCGCCTCCCGGCTGGTGGATCAACTCCTTACGCTGTCGCGCCTGGATTCGCTGGATAACCTGGACGGCGTCGAGCCGATTGTCATGGCCGATTTACTGCAGTCCGCGGTGATGGATATTTATCATCCGGCGCAGCAGGCGGGCATTGATGTACGCCTGAACATCCATGCGCCAGAGGTGAAACGCGCGGGTCAACAGCTGCTCCTTAGCCTGCTGGTACGTAACCTGCTGGATAATGCAGTACGTTACAGCCCGCGCGGTAGCGTGGTGGACGTGACGCTGGACGGTCGCCGCTTCACCGTGCGTGACAACGGCCCCGGGATTTCCCCCGACGCGCTGGCACGTATTGGCGAGCGCTTTTATCGTCCACCGGGGCAAGATGCCACGGGTAGCGGGCTGGGCTTATCGATTGTTAAACGCATCGCCACCCTCCACGGTATGCGCGTCTCGCTGGCTAATGCGGCCGACGGGGGTTTTGAGGTCAACGTCAGCTGGTAGGCATTATTGCGCTATATGCAAAAGACTTTGCACATTTTGCTTATTTTTCCGCTCCGTCCTCGCGCGTAGAATGCCCGACATACTCTCAACACCGAGGACAAATAATGAGCAACATTTTGATTATCAACGGCGCGAAAGAGTTCGCGCACTCTAAAGGCCAGTTGAATGACACCCTGACCGAGGTCGCGGACGGTTTCCTGCGCGACGCCGGGCATGATGTTAAGGTCGTGCGCGCGGACAGCGATTATGACGTGAAAGCCGAAGTGCAGAACTTCCTGTGGGCCGACGTGGTTATCTGGCAGATGCCGGGCTGGTGGATGGGCGCGCCGTGGACCGTGAAAAAATACATGGATGACGTGTTCACTGAAGGCCACGGTTCGCTGTATGCCAGCGACGGTCGTACCCGTTCAGACGCCGCCAAAAAATACGGTTCCGGCGGCCTGATTCAGGGCAAAAAATATATGCTCTCCCTGACCTGGAACGCGCCAATAGAAGCCTTTACCGAGAAAGATCAGTTCTTCGAAGGCGTGGGCGTCGACGGTGCGTATCTGCCGTTCCACAAGGCGAACCAGTTCCTGGGTATGGATGCGCTGCCGACATTTATCGTCAACGACGTGATTAAAATGCCTGACGTCCCGCGCTATATCGCAGAATATCGCAAGCATCTCGCGGAAATTTTTGCTTAACTGGTAACCTGGAATTAGAAGGAGTTAACCATGCTTACCGTAATTGCTGAAATTCGTACTCGCCCAGGTCAACATCACCGCCAGGCGG includes:
- the qseC gene encoding quorum sensing histidine kinase QseC translates to MKLSLKLRLTLLFLLLSLTAWFAASLVAWQQTTHKLDKLFDTQQMLFAKRLLTMDLDEIRAPERMREVPKKAKHGHLDDDALAFAIFSADGSMILNDGENGRDIPYHYRRDGFADGQLQDDNDEWRFLWLTSPDGKYRVVVGQEWEYRQDMALDVVSSQLTPWLVALPVMLLLLILLLSRELKPLKKLAQTLRSRTPDATDKLPTEGVPTEVRPLLDALNHLFTRTQEMMSRERRFTSDAAHELRSPLAALKVQTDVAQLYQDDPEAQSKALSQLHAGIDRASRLVDQLLTLSRLDSLDNLDGVEPIVMADLLQSAVMDIYHPAQQAGIDVRLNIHAPEVKRAGQQLLLSLLVRNLLDNAVRYSPRGSVVDVTLDGRRFTVRDNGPGISPDALARIGERFYRPPGQDATGSGLGLSIVKRIATLHGMRVSLANAADGGFEVNVSW
- a CDS encoding NAD(P)H-dependent oxidoreductase, with the protein product MSNILIINGAKEFAHSKGQLNDTLTEVADGFLRDAGHDVKVVRADSDYDVKAEVQNFLWADVVIWQMPGWWMGAPWTVKKYMDDVFTEGHGSLYASDGRTRSDAAKKYGSGGLIQGKKYMLSLTWNAPIEAFTEKDQFFEGVGVDGAYLPFHKANQFLGMDALPTFIVNDVIKMPDVPRYIAEYRKHLAEIFA